From the genome of Polyangiaceae bacterium, one region includes:
- a CDS encoding WD40 repeat domain-containing protein, whose translation MRSSILVTASRIIIGVMFPLAVGASGCCGCPLGWCSSLLSRRSSPPPPPPPVGPFGAGGAGGWLGGLGGFGGAGGAFGTAPLPSVETPLGLEPALPSLAATRGTAKTITRFHHDKRTPIRGSLMAKGAGKTIFVPHTAKNAVPVGNGSEFVVAAATGLWLHDSVSLAKRSRLVASPVLDVAASPNGSRIAYVFADGRLRIISYPELSTIVSIKVDVPKRMRFSTDGQRLALGSESDTVTLVQVASGAVPKVIDTEEDVNDAYPMPDKPDEVAYASDEDEIVIVDVATSSRAFGSEQLVMSWRQSNKPFFVMRDQNAVAFDSLTGTLLGGGDDNMIWRIADVRKSPRLESPTEVDGNVVDIACCAGTSAADRAAFVAIDNGQVRTIGMNGRLGPTFGSSGSSPLSHPIRISLMPSGDVLVVPQPGVVRWEPRTGAILQSNDYAFTLSMSSVIDADTVYVPCDGGSCVVHRVAHGAAPVADVETTMVGDVQAFGVRSILEYAGGLRAIVVAQGGKLRLAYLPVGGSLEQAIDTEVPSEGIFNKRDGSTHGYVDSSGKVYEIVANPRGMRQVGMALGKGAVTGLEWEASKTKWRVRRMGEDDVFVP comes from the coding sequence GTGCGTTCATCGATTCTCGTCACGGCATCGCGCATCATCATCGGCGTCATGTTCCCCCTTGCCGTCGGAGCATCCGGCTGTTGCGGGTGCCCGCTTGGCTGGTGTTCATCGCTGCTCTCGAGGCGCTCGTCGCCTCCGCCTCCACCTCCGCCTGTTGGTCCTTTTGGAGCTGGCGGCGCCGGAGGGTGGTTGGGTGGACTTGGCGGGTTTGGCGGCGCGGGAGGAGCCTTTGGCACGGCGCCTTTGCCCTCGGTCGAGACGCCGCTCGGTCTCGAGCCCGCCCTGCCGTCGCTTGCTGCCACGCGCGGTACGGCGAAGACGATCACGAGGTTTCACCATGACAAACGCACCCCGATTCGCGGCAGTTTGATGGCGAAAGGTGCGGGCAAGACGATATTCGTTCCGCACACTGCAAAGAATGCCGTGCCCGTGGGAAATGGATCGGAATTCGTCGTCGCCGCCGCGACGGGGTTATGGCTCCACGATAGTGTGAGCCTTGCCAAACGCTCGAGGCTCGTCGCATCGCCCGTGCTCGACGTGGCGGCATCTCCGAATGGGTCGAGAATTGCGTACGTATTCGCCGATGGTCGATTGCGAATCATATCGTATCCCGAGCTATCGACGATCGTCAGCATCAAAGTGGATGTGCCCAAGCGCATGCGCTTTTCGACGGACGGGCAACGATTGGCGCTCGGATCCGAATCCGACACGGTGACGCTCGTCCAGGTTGCTTCTGGCGCAGTGCCAAAGGTCATCGATACCGAGGAAGACGTCAACGACGCGTACCCCATGCCGGACAAACCCGACGAAGTTGCTTATGCGAGCGACGAAGACGAAATCGTCATCGTCGACGTTGCGACGAGCAGCCGAGCTTTTGGCTCGGAGCAGCTCGTCATGTCATGGCGTCAAAGCAATAAACCATTTTTCGTCATGCGCGATCAAAATGCCGTCGCTTTTGATTCGCTCACGGGAACGCTGCTCGGGGGCGGAGACGACAATATGATTTGGCGCATTGCGGACGTTCGCAAGTCACCGAGGCTCGAATCGCCCACCGAAGTCGACGGCAATGTCGTCGACATTGCGTGTTGTGCTGGAACATCCGCGGCGGATCGGGCTGCATTCGTGGCCATCGACAATGGGCAGGTGCGCACCATTGGCATGAATGGAAGGCTGGGTCCAACCTTTGGTTCGTCCGGGAGCAGTCCTCTATCGCATCCGATACGCATTTCGCTCATGCCTTCGGGCGATGTGCTCGTCGTTCCGCAGCCAGGTGTCGTTCGCTGGGAACCTCGCACGGGCGCAATCCTGCAATCGAACGATTATGCATTTACGCTTTCCATGTCGAGCGTCATCGATGCAGATACCGTTTACGTTCCGTGCGATGGCGGAAGCTGCGTCGTTCATCGCGTGGCGCATGGCGCGGCACCCGTCGCGGATGTCGAAACCACGATGGTTGGAGACGTGCAGGCATTCGGCGTGCGGAGCATTTTGGAATATGCTGGAGGTTTGCGCGCGATCGTCGTCGCGCAAGGTGGCAAATTGCGGCTCGCGTATCTTCCAGTAGGCGGATCGCTCGAGCAGGCCATCGACACCGAAGTGCCTTCCGAGGGCATTTTCAATAAGCGAGACGGGTCGACGCACGGTTATGTCGACAGCTCGGGCAAAGTATATGAAATCGTGGCGAACCCTCGAGGGATGCGTCAAGTGGGTATGGCGCTCGGCAAGGGTGCCGTGACGGGACTCGAATGGGAGGCGTCGAAAACGAAGTGGCGCGTCAGGCGGATGGGCGAGGACGACGTATTCGTGCCGTGA
- a CDS encoding penicillin-insensitive murein endopeptidase, which produces MYRLGGSVGQNGRNAYDDVLLVQKQLNKNAHLVPAIGQLAETGVMDDATQAAIYAFQRQVVRLSSPDGRIDPHGRTWRTLLGEQAQATNVAFTQLSVDDGNFYLYVPRDRVWGTAATLQSLRTVSDDLRPHGFEIGIGDISFQQGGRMPPHGSHRRGTDVDIRPVRADGQRLPVTITDPNYSRDRTRLLVEALRAQPNLHLILFNDSNVQGVRYWEGHHNHLHVRFTE; this is translated from the coding sequence ATGTATCGATTGGGTGGTTCGGTCGGGCAAAACGGGCGCAATGCGTACGACGACGTGCTGCTCGTCCAAAAACAACTCAATAAAAATGCGCACCTCGTACCCGCCATCGGCCAACTTGCCGAAACGGGCGTGATGGACGACGCGACGCAGGCCGCCATTTACGCATTTCAACGGCAAGTCGTGCGGTTGTCTTCGCCCGATGGACGAATCGATCCGCACGGACGAACCTGGCGCACGCTGCTCGGTGAACAAGCGCAAGCGACGAACGTAGCTTTTACACAGCTATCGGTGGACGACGGCAATTTTTACTTGTACGTTCCGCGGGACCGCGTCTGGGGAACAGCGGCGACATTGCAATCGCTTCGCACGGTTTCCGATGATTTACGACCGCATGGGTTCGAAATCGGCATCGGCGACATCAGTTTCCAACAAGGCGGCCGAATGCCTCCGCACGGATCGCATCGGCGAGGCACCGACGTCGACATTCGTCCCGTACGCGCGGACGGACAACGTTTGCCCGTGACGATTACCGATCCCAACTATAGCCGCGACCGAACGAGATTGCTCGTCGAGGCTTTGCGCGCTCAGCCCAACCTGCACCTCATTCTATTCAACGACAGCAACGTGCAAGGCGTGCGCTATTGGGAAGGGCACCACAATCATTTGCACGTTCGCTTCACCGAATAG
- the tssI gene encoding type VI secretion system tip protein VgrG — protein MFFELKFDGGESSLVVRRFSIHEAVSTPFTVSVWVRSEDPAVDLSNIVGRAAIFRIRSGYVNLSGAGLRVWSGCVSYMEQTHAEHVQSKVLSTYQLRIVPHIWLLDQRRNHRIFQHLSIPDIVDKILDEWQVKRAWKVDRGQYPKHEFKVQYAETEFAFISRILEEAGIAYTFPDVDDNNSVLTFSDALHTNPMRPGPPVPYEQNPTQEAERDFVSHVQLVHEVRPGALTIRDYDFRRPAFELFGEAPKGKAPEDKYEQYHYIPGGMFVETGKGGGTPVADDKGVARHDQSTGTKRATRMLESARADREGIAFESNLNDLTPGMVFKIDNHPHPDLGRKLLVTDAVLEGTAEGEWQVFGHAVFADAPFRPPIMTPRPEVLGVQTVRVVGPKTGDKLEQEIHVDEFGRVRVQFPWDRDGRNDDDSSCWIRVAEGWAGTGYGWQNLPRVGHEVLVTFIEGDPDRPILAGRLYNAEHPVPYKLPEHKTVSTWKSDSSPTSNGFNEIKFEDMKGEELFYMQAEKNLRKLVKNDEFHTTGNDRDKTVIAIETETVGNDRLQWVQLERNEMVGSVHHTLIKNDRRQLVRLDESEINESHRQLLVLKDQDTVVKGKKRERDEWDLHVRVNGDRKDRTGKDQSLMVYQERHEKVGGSYAREAGKEIHFKAGEESVGEAPTVTVKGPGGFVQIDLTGVTISGTKVDINVSGRAGHGHGSHPKEVEEAKTAKTKTGVVRIPPDAPLFDLVKALASNFIDKPKPKAPAAVRYAELMNIAMSADVSTPPDGTVLWSGGGGKAGIVAEQLAEQRSMTGVPSVRLEMTPGGSSLATASNGDEWEVAQPAWQAISRRLAEGASGEVNVIVSYAPLSESAIFREEVKVLMANKKFTKLNVKLMKPSDTGTFKDSDGKTYDLVDIPLSEVLKRPSPKGKS, from the coding sequence ATGTTCTTCGAATTGAAATTCGATGGTGGAGAATCGTCGCTCGTCGTGCGCCGATTTTCGATTCACGAAGCCGTATCGACACCTTTTACGGTTTCCGTATGGGTTCGTTCCGAAGACCCCGCCGTGGACCTGTCGAACATCGTCGGTCGCGCCGCCATTTTCCGCATCCGCTCGGGATACGTGAATCTTTCCGGAGCCGGCCTTCGCGTGTGGAGCGGATGCGTCAGCTACATGGAGCAAACGCACGCCGAGCACGTGCAATCCAAGGTGCTTTCGACGTATCAATTGCGCATCGTTCCGCATATTTGGCTGCTCGATCAACGCCGTAATCACCGCATTTTCCAGCATCTATCCATCCCCGACATCGTCGACAAGATCCTCGATGAATGGCAGGTCAAACGCGCATGGAAGGTCGATCGCGGGCAATATCCGAAACACGAATTCAAGGTGCAGTACGCCGAAACGGAATTCGCGTTCATCAGCCGCATCCTCGAAGAAGCCGGCATTGCTTATACGTTCCCGGATGTCGACGACAACAATTCAGTTTTGACGTTCAGCGACGCTCTGCATACGAATCCCATGCGCCCAGGGCCTCCCGTGCCTTACGAGCAAAACCCCACGCAAGAAGCCGAACGCGATTTCGTCTCCCACGTGCAGCTCGTGCACGAAGTGCGTCCGGGAGCACTCACGATTCGCGATTACGACTTCCGCCGTCCCGCATTCGAATTGTTCGGCGAAGCGCCCAAAGGCAAAGCCCCCGAAGACAAATACGAGCAATACCATTACATTCCCGGCGGCATGTTCGTCGAAACGGGCAAAGGCGGAGGGACGCCCGTCGCCGATGACAAAGGCGTTGCTCGGCACGACCAATCGACGGGCACGAAACGCGCCACGCGTATGCTGGAAAGCGCCCGCGCCGATCGCGAAGGCATTGCATTCGAGAGCAATCTGAACGACTTGACGCCGGGCATGGTGTTCAAAATCGACAACCATCCGCATCCCGATCTCGGGCGCAAATTGCTCGTGACCGACGCGGTGCTCGAAGGAACGGCCGAAGGCGAATGGCAAGTTTTCGGGCATGCCGTATTCGCGGACGCACCATTTCGCCCGCCCATCATGACGCCCCGCCCCGAAGTGCTCGGCGTTCAAACCGTGCGGGTCGTCGGCCCGAAAACGGGCGACAAGCTCGAACAAGAAATTCACGTCGACGAATTCGGTCGCGTGCGCGTGCAATTTCCCTGGGATCGTGACGGCCGAAATGACGACGATAGCTCGTGCTGGATTCGCGTGGCCGAAGGCTGGGCCGGCACGGGTTATGGTTGGCAAAACCTACCACGCGTCGGCCACGAAGTGCTCGTGACTTTCATCGAAGGCGATCCGGACCGGCCCATTCTCGCAGGTCGTCTTTACAATGCGGAACACCCGGTCCCGTACAAGCTCCCCGAGCACAAGACGGTGAGCACGTGGAAGAGCGATTCCTCGCCCACTTCGAACGGATTCAATGAAATCAAGTTCGAAGACATGAAGGGCGAAGAGCTTTTCTACATGCAGGCCGAGAAAAACCTCCGCAAGCTCGTCAAAAACGACGAATTCCACACCACGGGCAACGATCGCGACAAGACCGTCATTGCCATCGAAACGGAGACGGTGGGGAACGATCGGCTGCAATGGGTGCAGCTCGAGCGCAACGAAATGGTCGGCTCGGTGCACCACACGCTCATCAAAAACGACCGACGCCAGCTCGTACGCCTCGATGAATCCGAAATCAATGAATCACACCGGCAACTCTTGGTTTTGAAAGACCAAGATACCGTAGTGAAAGGCAAAAAGCGCGAACGAGACGAATGGGACCTGCACGTGCGCGTGAATGGCGATCGAAAAGACCGCACGGGCAAAGACCAATCGCTCATGGTGTATCAAGAGCGGCACGAAAAAGTGGGCGGCAGTTACGCGCGCGAAGCCGGCAAGGAAATCCATTTCAAAGCGGGCGAAGAATCCGTGGGCGAAGCCCCCACTGTCACGGTCAAGGGCCCGGGCGGGTTCGTCCAAATCGACCTGACGGGCGTGACGATTTCCGGCACGAAGGTCGATATCAACGTGAGCGGCAGGGCCGGGCACGGGCATGGTTCGCATCCCAAAGAGGTCGAGGAAGCAAAGACGGCGAAAACGAAGACCGGAGTCGTTCGCATTCCGCCGGATGCGCCGCTGTTCGACCTCGTGAAAGCGCTCGCGAGCAATTTCATCGACAAACCAAAACCGAAAGCACCCGCTGCCGTCCGTTATGCGGAATTGATGAACATCGCCATGTCGGCCGATGTTTCGACGCCGCCCGATGGAACGGTCTTGTGGTCGGGTGGTGGAGGTAAAGCGGGGATCGTGGCCGAACAGCTCGCGGAACAACGCTCGATGACGGGCGTTCCGAGCGTTCGGCTCGAAATGACGCCCGGTGGTTCGTCGCTTGCCACGGCATCGAACGGGGACGAATGGGAAGTGGCTCAGCCCGCGTGGCAGGCCATTTCGCGCCGATTGGCGGAAGGAGCAAGCGGAGAAGTCAATGTGATCGTATCTTACGCGCCGCTCAGCGAATCCGCCATTTTCCGCGAAGAAGTGAAAGTCCTGATGGCGAACAAGAAATTCACGAAACTCAACGTGAAATTGATGAAGCCGAGCGACACGGGCACTTTCAAAGATTCGGACGGGAAAACATACGATCTCGTGGACATACCGCTCAGCGAAGTGCTGAAGCGCCCGTCGCCGAAGGGTAAGTCATGA
- a CDS encoding DUF2235 domain-containing protein — protein MSAAETAIDNMAKGQALPRQAPTGTEVCPEGCVRIGVFFDGTGNNYHKDKNTTDPMNPPKDGRAPSNVAKLWEVYKEEGTILKKLYHHGVGTDSEVPKGVGTSERVADWRGAGFGAGGKARVQWGRDQLSDFFSNNNNHLAGHKQFDTYGFSRGAAIARDFVNEVKTKGIDNLKKENGFKYRAVGRVVIKEKVYERHQGLEAEFLGVFDTVASFGLGGLQTGNDWAGYDLFVDHKWVKRTVHMAAEDEIRGNFPLSSLFMDPKAAGSQNPQDYKDVMIEIWYPGVHSDVGGGYVIEKGEEAKPERTEWVVGGFGGAVPVRMPATPGTPDIKPFLSLIPLRDMHKASIRAEVPLGGLSVNVPGDLEGWYNEYDGYRAGQPYAIGKQYIQTFESATYRRMYYDERDKQPSIINLKAHYIHDSRWATDKLTNRKQRTVLYMGPQPARS, from the coding sequence ATGAGCGCGGCGGAAACGGCAATCGACAACATGGCAAAAGGTCAGGCGCTGCCTCGCCAAGCCCCAACGGGCACGGAGGTTTGTCCCGAAGGCTGCGTTCGCATTGGTGTGTTTTTCGACGGCACCGGGAACAACTATCACAAGGACAAGAACACCACCGATCCCATGAATCCGCCGAAGGACGGTCGAGCTCCGTCGAACGTCGCCAAATTGTGGGAAGTTTACAAAGAAGAAGGCACGATTCTCAAAAAGCTTTATCACCACGGCGTCGGCACGGATTCGGAAGTTCCCAAGGGCGTGGGCACGAGCGAACGGGTTGCGGATTGGCGTGGCGCAGGCTTCGGCGCGGGCGGCAAAGCGCGCGTGCAGTGGGGCCGCGACCAGCTCTCGGACTTTTTCAGCAACAACAACAATCATTTGGCGGGGCACAAGCAATTCGACACGTATGGTTTCAGCCGCGGCGCCGCGATTGCGCGCGATTTCGTGAACGAAGTAAAGACCAAAGGCATCGACAACCTGAAGAAAGAAAACGGATTCAAGTATCGGGCTGTCGGCCGAGTCGTCATCAAGGAAAAAGTATACGAGCGTCATCAGGGGCTCGAGGCGGAATTCCTGGGCGTATTCGATACGGTCGCGTCGTTCGGTCTTGGCGGTCTGCAAACCGGCAATGATTGGGCTGGGTACGATCTATTCGTCGATCACAAATGGGTCAAACGCACGGTGCACATGGCCGCAGAAGACGAAATCCGCGGCAACTTCCCGCTTTCGTCGCTCTTCATGGATCCCAAGGCCGCAGGCTCGCAGAATCCGCAAGATTACAAAGACGTCATGATCGAGATCTGGTATCCCGGCGTGCATAGCGACGTCGGCGGCGGATACGTCATCGAAAAGGGAGAAGAGGCCAAACCCGAGCGAACGGAATGGGTCGTGGGCGGGTTTGGCGGAGCCGTACCCGTGCGTATGCCTGCAACGCCGGGGACGCCGGATATAAAGCCATTCTTGTCGCTCATCCCATTGCGAGACATGCACAAAGCGAGCATTCGTGCCGAAGTGCCGCTCGGGGGACTTTCCGTAAACGTGCCGGGGGATCTCGAGGGATGGTACAACGAATACGACGGTTATCGAGCTGGACAACCGTACGCGATTGGAAAGCAATACATTCAGACGTTCGAGTCGGCGACGTATCGCCGCATGTATTACGACGAGCGCGACAAGCAGCCGTCGATCATCAATCTCAAGGCGCATTACATCCACGATTCGCGTTGGGCAACGGACAAACTGACCAACCGCAAGCAGCGCACCGTGCTTTACATGGGTCCGCAGCCGGCGAGGAGTTGA
- a CDS encoding DUF4123 domain-containing protein has protein sequence MQRAILEMRRGPENGAKAVLAPGERIRVGRKPRAQWIVRDDQMSGVHFEVEWDGARCEVRDLKSATGTLVSGEKIARPVEIGNGGWIRAGSTDFMVYFEAATPPPIDDDAYLDDAEEGEVEPLAWLWLEQNRDARRLAREALAARRESALQKLQSVDGPLFAVIDAARADRILILVREAVERYQSLYEGVEGEALSHVAPHLVELPKGSGLLQRLVREGWEGRWASFIEAPLSFKELRRHMRRFLMVADAETRKKMYFRFYDPGVLRSFIPTCTPKQRAEFFGEIKAFYVEDPDGNVARFGAEEP, from the coding sequence ATGCAGCGCGCGATCCTCGAAATGCGACGCGGACCGGAAAATGGGGCGAAAGCCGTCCTTGCTCCGGGCGAACGCATTCGCGTGGGGCGCAAGCCGCGCGCGCAGTGGATCGTGCGCGACGATCAGATGTCGGGGGTTCATTTCGAGGTCGAGTGGGACGGCGCTCGGTGCGAAGTTCGTGATTTGAAGAGCGCCACCGGAACGCTCGTTTCGGGTGAAAAGATCGCGCGTCCCGTGGAAATCGGCAATGGCGGCTGGATTCGCGCCGGAAGCACCGACTTCATGGTGTATTTCGAGGCGGCGACGCCTCCGCCGATCGACGACGATGCTTATCTCGACGATGCCGAGGAAGGCGAAGTCGAACCACTGGCGTGGCTCTGGCTCGAGCAGAATCGGGACGCGCGGCGCCTGGCACGCGAAGCGCTCGCGGCGCGGCGAGAATCCGCATTACAAAAACTGCAATCGGTGGATGGGCCGCTCTTTGCGGTCATCGATGCGGCGCGTGCGGATCGAATTCTCATTTTGGTGCGTGAAGCTGTCGAGCGGTATCAATCGCTGTACGAAGGCGTCGAAGGCGAGGCGCTTTCGCACGTAGCTCCGCATTTGGTCGAATTGCCGAAAGGTTCGGGGCTTCTGCAAAGGCTCGTGCGGGAAGGTTGGGAAGGGCGCTGGGCGAGTTTCATCGAGGCGCCGCTTTCATTCAAAGAGCTTCGCCGCCATATGCGCCGGTTTTTGATGGTCGCCGACGCGGAGACTCGAAAGAAAATGTATTTCCGCTTTTACGATCCAGGCGTATTGCGCTCGTTCATTCCCACGTGCACGCCCAAGCAGCGGGCGGAGTTTTTCGGCGAAATCAAAGCGTTTTACGTGGAAGACCCTGACGGCAACGTGGCGCGGTTTGGCGCGGAGGAGCCCTGA
- a CDS encoding PAAR domain-containing protein, with translation MPPAARVTDNHVCPKVEPGPVPHVGGPIIIGEMTVLIGFMPAARIGDTAICVGPPDSVSQGESTVIIGNKPAARLGDSCSHGGKIVMGCPTVNIGSSAQAETLRTDEPFCEECERRKQEREAARKNRGGA, from the coding sequence ATGCCTCCTGCAGCACGCGTAACGGACAATCATGTTTGCCCCAAGGTCGAACCCGGGCCGGTTCCGCACGTGGGCGGGCCGATCATCATCGGCGAAATGACGGTGCTCATCGGTTTCATGCCGGCCGCTCGCATTGGCGATACGGCCATTTGCGTGGGGCCGCCGGATTCGGTTTCGCAAGGCGAATCGACCGTCATCATTGGAAACAAGCCTGCGGCGAGGCTTGGGGATTCGTGTTCGCATGGTGGGAAAATCGTCATGGGTTGTCCCACGGTGAACATTGGTTCGTCGGCGCAAGCGGAGACGCTGCGTACGGACGAACCATTTTGCGAAGAATGCGAGCGTCGGAAGCAAGAGCGTGAAGCGGCGCGGAAAAACCGCGGGGGAGCATAA
- the tssI gene encoding type VI secretion system tip protein VgrG yields MPILDLKVASGADLSVRRFTVDESVSNLFTIGVWVRSEEPDIDLEGIVGKDASLRIVHGQQFVAGLGSRNWQGIVTHVEQAHGVTPLPGQKAESSYFLRISPKAWLLTQRRNYRIYQHLSIPDIVDKLLSEWGITPVWKIDRGSYPKLEFKVQYGESDYTFMSRLLEEAGIAFTFPDDQGSNITLSDKLEKGTKRGGAPIHYVEEPNQESEREFVTNVRLSHEVRPGLHTWRDYDFRRPSFELYGQSPASPAPENRYEQYHYHPGSFLSEQARADGNTPVADDKGVARHDQNYGKKRAERALLGRRMGRRQVTCETNCPDLAPGMIFSIAQHPHPEISEGSELLVIGLRIDGTPQDEWTVSCNSVFTDVVYRPPMRTPKPKINNVQSATVVGPPGQEIHVDEFGRVRVQFPWDREGKFDDNSSCWIRVSQGWAGTGYGMIVIPRIGQEVLVGFLEGDPDCPIITGRIFNATQLVPYTLPQHKTRSTWKSDSSLGGGGFNEIMFEDLKQRELVWMQAQKNLRKLVKNDETITIGHDREKYVVRNETETTGNNRLEIVGVNRTEITDKDHTIFVGNNSLKHVKGEEYEKTDGNMQILIQKDQDVVIRQMKRERVEQDMSLYVVGNRNERVDGTLSVTVDKNHYEKIAKNSALEVSKEIHLKAGSSIVIEAAKDLTLKGPGGFVRIDASGVTIRGTLVRINSGGSAGSGSGAKPILPDEAKEAVVNEPQRPTPTDLRVEGIGQ; encoded by the coding sequence ATGCCCATCCTCGACCTCAAGGTTGCTTCCGGCGCGGATTTGTCCGTTCGTCGTTTTACCGTCGATGAATCGGTCTCGAACCTCTTCACCATCGGCGTGTGGGTTCGAAGTGAAGAACCGGATATCGATCTCGAGGGGATCGTCGGCAAAGACGCTTCACTGCGCATCGTGCACGGCCAGCAGTTCGTCGCGGGGCTCGGATCGCGCAACTGGCAAGGCATCGTCACGCACGTCGAACAAGCGCACGGCGTGACGCCGCTCCCAGGGCAAAAAGCGGAATCGAGCTACTTCCTGCGCATCTCGCCCAAAGCCTGGCTGCTCACGCAGCGGCGCAACTATCGAATTTACCAACACCTGTCAATACCCGACATCGTCGATAAGTTGCTCAGCGAGTGGGGCATCACGCCGGTGTGGAAGATCGACCGCGGCAGCTACCCCAAGCTCGAGTTCAAGGTGCAGTACGGCGAGAGCGACTACACGTTCATGTCCCGGCTGCTCGAAGAAGCGGGCATTGCATTCACGTTCCCCGACGATCAAGGCTCCAACATCACGCTCAGCGACAAGCTCGAAAAAGGAACCAAGCGCGGGGGCGCTCCCATTCATTATGTGGAAGAGCCCAATCAGGAGTCCGAGCGCGAATTCGTCACGAACGTCCGTTTGTCGCATGAAGTTCGCCCCGGCCTGCACACGTGGCGCGATTACGACTTCCGGCGTCCGTCGTTCGAGCTATACGGGCAATCTCCAGCTTCCCCTGCGCCGGAAAATCGCTACGAGCAGTACCATTACCATCCGGGGTCATTCCTCTCCGAACAAGCTCGCGCGGATGGCAATACGCCGGTCGCGGATGACAAAGGCGTGGCGCGCCACGATCAGAATTACGGGAAAAAGCGCGCCGAGCGGGCACTCTTGGGTCGGCGCATGGGTCGGCGCCAAGTCACGTGCGAAACGAATTGTCCCGATCTGGCGCCGGGCATGATTTTCAGCATTGCTCAGCATCCGCATCCGGAAATCAGCGAAGGATCCGAGCTGCTCGTCATTGGCTTGCGCATCGACGGCACGCCGCAAGACGAATGGACCGTTTCGTGCAATTCAGTCTTCACCGATGTCGTGTACAGGCCGCCGATGCGCACGCCGAAGCCGAAAATCAACAACGTGCAAAGCGCGACGGTGGTGGGTCCTCCGGGGCAAGAGATTCACGTCGACGAATTCGGACGCGTACGTGTGCAATTCCCGTGGGATCGCGAAGGCAAATTCGACGACAACAGCTCGTGCTGGATTCGCGTGAGCCAAGGCTGGGCGGGCACGGGATACGGCATGATCGTCATTCCGCGCATTGGGCAAGAAGTCTTGGTCGGGTTTCTCGAGGGTGATCCGGATTGTCCCATCATTACGGGGCGCATCTTCAATGCCACGCAGCTCGTGCCCTACACGCTGCCGCAACACAAGACGCGCAGCACGTGGAAGAGCGATTCGTCGCTCGGAGGCGGCGGCTTCAACGAAATCATGTTCGAGGATCTCAAGCAGCGAGAGCTCGTCTGGATGCAAGCGCAGAAGAACCTGCGCAAGCTCGTCAAGAACGACGAAACCATCACCATCGGGCACGATCGCGAAAAATACGTCGTTCGCAACGAAACGGAGACGACGGGCAACAATCGCCTCGAAATCGTCGGCGTCAATCGTACTGAGATCACCGACAAAGACCATACGATCTTCGTCGGCAACAACAGTTTGAAACACGTCAAAGGCGAAGAATACGAAAAGACCGATGGCAACATGCAAATCCTGATTCAGAAGGATCAGGACGTCGTGATTCGTCAAATGAAGCGCGAGCGTGTCGAGCAGGACATGAGCTTGTACGTCGTCGGCAATCGCAACGAGCGTGTCGATGGGACATTGTCCGTGACGGTGGACAAGAACCATTACGAAAAGATCGCGAAAAACTCGGCGCTCGAAGTTTCGAAAGAAATTCACCTGAAAGCAGGTTCGTCGATCGTGATCGAAGCGGCGAAGGACCTGACGCTGAAGGGACCGGGCGGGTTTGTCCGCATTGACGCTTCGGGCGTGACCATTCGTGGCACGCTGGTGCGAATCAATAGCGGCGGGTCGGCAGGATCGGGGTCGGGGGCGAAGCCGATATTGCCGGACGAGGCGAAGGAAGCGGTGGTGAACGAGCCGCAAAGGCCGACGCCGACCGATTTGCGCGTCGAAGGTATTGGGCAATGA